The following coding sequences are from one Gammaproteobacteria bacterium window:
- a CDS encoding TusE/DsrC/DsvC family sulfur relay protein, producing the protein MAIELNGKTYDTDEEGYLADLSQWDEDIAAEMARLDDAELTSAHWEVMNFLREYYEEYQIAPAVRVLTKAIGKKLGKDKGNSKYLYELFPYGPAKQACKYSGLPKPTGCV; encoded by the coding sequence ATGGCTATTGAACTGAATGGCAAGACTTACGACACCGACGAAGAAGGCTACTTAGCGGATCTGTCCCAGTGGGACGAAGATATCGCAGCTGAAATGGCTCGTCTGGATGACGCAGAACTGACCTCCGCTCACTGGGAAGTGATGAACTTTCTGCGCGAATACTACGAAGAGTACCAAATTGCTCCCGCAGTTCGCGTTTTGACCAAAGCGATTGGCAAAAAACTGGGCAAAGACAAAGGCAACAGCAAGTACCTGTACGAGTTGTTTCCTTACGGTCCTGCTAAGCAAGCCTGTAAATATTCTGGCCTGCCTAAGCCTACCGGTTGCGTGTAA